The sequence below is a genomic window from Humulus lupulus chromosome 3, drHumLupu1.1, whole genome shotgun sequence.
GCCATCGGACctcatccctaaccttgaaactcaacaactatcgttCCTGCATcgggcctctatcggacactGTCGGGCATTTAGGAAAAAAAAACTCAAGGAACCcaaaaaaaacgcagattttcacagaccacaattttcaccaaaaaaacagcaaaaaataccaacaaactacagatccaacatctaaacagcattctaaatcataaaaacaaccaacaacaacaagaatcaaagaaaatcacttacccatgtgtatctttcttgcaagattttagagagAAAGGTATGAGattttgttatgagaggggtatttttggtattaaatgaaagatgagcatttgtatcatatggtggttaactttggttcaaattttaattattaagctaatgtaagcatgatttatcaaatttcccttttttttatttGCTTTACTTGTTTGGGTTtgttacatgtttttttttttgtgtgaagtGAAGCAGATCTAATATTAGCCTAATATAGCTAATGATAGTCATGAGAGGTGGTGACAATTTTCTGTCTTTTCTCGGGTTGTGAAAAGATTTTCTTTTTTAGGAAGTTTCGAAGCAATCTTTCCTTGTTtctagatatatatttatttaacggttaaataattatttggtaCATTGTGTTTGATCAAAATACAAATTTGgtattttcaataatactcatatgttatcttgtaatttgaaatcgtacatatttagtatcTTAAACTTAAATTTGATCATTAAATTTTTCCAAATGACCAAACTACATCGATTAAATGTAGTAAAATaatcaaatttgaatttgaaaccaCCTGTGGACAAAATTGCAATTACTCAAAAAAATCTGCACAAAAAGCTAATGAGATAAGATTGCAATTAGTCTAATGCCATTGTCATGTCTGTCAACGTACGTAAATATTGTTTTTGAAATCAACCTTTTTAATCACTAGCAAAAGAATAAGTTTTAAATATAATCTTAActtcaaaatacataaactatAGTAGACACAGCAAATAATCATTACTCAGTTGGCGATAAGAATATgtattaatcaatttatttacaAAACTGACTGGGACTGCTCTTATATTTTAACCTTTGTACGGCTAGTAATGATTTTTCGAGATAAACTATTACATGGCCATGAACATTACCACCCACCAATGAACTCTGTAAAAGAAAAGAATGGTGTGTCAAAAATGAGGAATTTAACATACACCTAGCAAACTTTCCCTATCCCAAGGACCCATTTAGTAAGATTGTGAGCTGCAAAATTGGCTAGCCTGCTAATCTTGTGAATTTCCCACCAAATTACCTTGTTTGTGAAACGACTGCAATGCAGTGGAGGAGGAGACTTCCGGCAGAGCAAAAGATTCAACCACAATAAATGGCATTACTCAGAAAGATAACAAAATCCCAGCCTTGGCGAGAAAGCGAACTTTAGCAGCGAAAAATAAGGCCATTGGCTTCAGACATACTTAACTTCATAGTTTGCTTGTATTCTGATACCAATTAATGTAACCAGTCTTGACACATCAATGACCACTCACTGTAATTATTTGATCAAAAGCTTTAATATTTGTTCGGCTTTTTGGTTTAATTCCTCGACTTTTAACTTCATAGAGTGCATGGAGTTCTCCTTAAAGTGCTTTTCAATGTGGGCTTCCGTGGCTCTAAAAGTCGACGTGTTGCCTTGCTGTCGTAGCCCATCACCAAGAGTAACGTGGTCGTCGTATCCAGATTTCTTCACAAAACCATGCTCGCAGAACTCTATAACAAGAGTGTTAATATTCTTCCACAAACTCGtattgataaaaatatatatatatatatattacagcTATACATATATGACTTATTTtgatctaatatatatatatgacttatTTTACATTTCATTTTGATCTAATTAGTATTAATATCTTTATTTCATGTCAGTTGCTTTGAATTTAGCTACCCATGACCATGATTTCACTTAATATATCCTTAGACTAGATAATAAACTTTTTTTATGAATAACATTCCTCTACTAATCTTATCTTCTTCACTTGAAACAGAATGACTATTTTAGCAAGCACTCCAAAATAAATTAGTACGAACTTGCCTTTAATGAGGGAAATAATCCAGGCGCATCCTGAGAAATTTGATTTTCTTCTGTATATTTCCGTAGGTTgttggtcttcttcttcttcattcatgATGTTATCATAGTCTATTCCAGCACTCATGGTtgtatcatcatcatcattatcagaATCACATATTTCGATTATTTCATCACTTTGCTCAGACACACCAGTGGGGAAACCAAATCTCGCTGCTTCTTGGCGATATAACAGGTGGATACCACACTTTTTAACCTCGCAGGAGTTTACTTTTCTGTCCCAACTATCTATTGCAAAAAATTCAAACCATGCCTCAGTAAAGGTATCTGCTTCCAGTTCATGAAGACACAAACCGTAATCATACCATAGGAACAGGTGATCTGAGTTAAGCCATCTTATAGATGTATCTTCATCATTATCTTGACTATAACCCCTCAAAAAGCTTTTGAATGTATGAGTTTTACCATTCTTGTCTCGGAATTTTAACTCACAATGGAAATGGATTTGTGTGTGGGAATCGCACTCTGAAAAAGGCGCTGCAACAAGGCATAGAGAAAATCCCAAGAAGTTGGAGTTCCACCATTGAGGACGAAGCTTAACGTGTATAGAAGATCCCCTGCATCGGTAGTTGAACCACTTTGGAATTTGATACCCAGGATAACAAATGCTAACAGAAGAATATTCAGGTACCTGTAAAACCGAAAcaaatgtttatgatgatttttCAACTGGGAACTCTGCTTGTTTTAGAAAGAGTTAGTAAAGAAGCGTGGTATTCACACTTTATAGTCATGTTTGGTGAGTAGGATTGGTTTGATATTCTTATAATACTGTTTTGTTAATATTGAAAAGTTAATCTAATTACCCAAAATAATCCCTTCTATCCTCACTCGTGTTTTTTGATAATAAAAGAAGAAAGTTACAACTACACATCAAGTTGTTTTTATTAATGTATCATTGGCTAATAAACAACTCATTCTTTCTTCTATTTCTCTTATATATTTTAATCAAATCTTACTTTTCTTGACTTTAGATTGTTTATATTGAAATGAGATAGTTTAGAGAGTCTTACTTGTTTTGAGCGAGAGAAAGTTGCCATGCGCAAGATTCTTAGACGGCCATCATTCATCAAGTTGTTGCGCGCATTGTGATCCAATCTTAGGCAGTTAAAAAATACAAGCTCCTCGCTACGAACAGGAAAATGATCCCAGCCTTGTGTAAGGGCTAACTTACTTACAGTCGACATAGTTTTCAATGATATACAACCATGCGCATCAACAAACTCTACAAACAATGGAATCTCTGGTAAGGCTCGAAGATTCTTGCAGTTGCTTATGTCAAGGTGTTTCAgcttcaaaagtttatttatacTTGTAGGTACTCTATCAATTATGCTTCCACTTAAATCCAAACTTTCTAATGAGGCTAAGGCACCAAGCTGGTCAGGAATTTCTAACAAGCTGCAATCACTCAGGTTCAGTCGACTCAAAGACTGTAAACCGACAGACATTGGAGGCAATTTATTTAGTTTCATACAACCGGAAACATTGAGAAGTTTAAGATTTTCTAACTGGTATATACTTGTCGGGATCAGCTCAAGTTCGCGGCACCTCCGCAGATCTAGTGTTTCAAGATTGACAAGATTCTCAATAGTAGAAGGTAGCGTTTTGATTGCTGTGTTATTCAAAAAAAGAAACATCAGATCTTCCATTGGTCCCAAGATTTCAGGTAGACGCGACAAATTTGAGCAACCATCCATGTTGAGATACTCAAGTGATAATAATTTAGAAAGGGTAGTTGGCAAGCTCTCAAGCCTTTCACAATCACTCAGCAATAGTACCTCGAGATTAGTGAGATATTCAATTGACGAAGGCACTTCATATATGCTTGTTCCGCTCATATATAAACTTTTTAGTTTCTTTGGAAGTTGTGGAAACTTGTCAAGAGAAGAACAACCACTGAGAGAGATAGTGGTAAGCTCCGGAAGATGTTGCAAATGAGAAGGAAGCTCAGTTAAGCTTTTACAATATTCAAGTTTTAGATACTGTAAATTTTGAGCTCGAGTGAGACTGGGAATGTGAGTCAATCGAACAGAGTAACTAAGATCGATCTTCTTCAAGTTTACAAGATCCTGTTAAAACATCAAATAACTATAGTAACTTATCATGTGCTTCTGATTAAAAgctttaattatatttatatatatatatatttaaaatgcaTAAAATCATAAACCCGAGCTACCTGGTCTCCATCCCACATTGTCTCAAAATTGCTATATGGCATGATAAGCTCAACAAGATTTTCCAATGGAAAGTCTTCCGGCAATGATTTCAAAGGAGATGCATCCCAGTGCAAATACCTAAGCGATTTAGGAAGAGAAGGTAACCCTGGTGAGAAATTCACTTTACATTTCTCTGGGTTGCTAAAATGAATTTTGAGCAGTCTTAGACTATTCATCTTTTTGAAGACTGAAGGACTGAATTGAATTTCTCTATTTTCACACATGTCAAGACATATCCCTTCAACATGAGTAGCAGCAGATTCCTACCAATAATATAATAAGCTATTAGAGATAGTGAAAAATGCAGaaatacattttttatataaacaTGTCTATAAAAGTTGACTTACTGTACTATGCTTGGAGATGTGTAGAATATCTTCAGCAGTAACCAACCTACTCTTTTTACGCTCACGAAGAACAATTTGACAAGCCATTTCAGCTATcaaatcatgcatcttaatattcTTGTGCGCATCGAACGTCAATAGAAATTTGTCCCTGAGATCATTCAGCTGGTTACTAGTAAAGAAATCTCGGGAATCGAGTACATTTTCCACAATTTCTCTGTTCTCACTTCTGAAAAAACATGCAACATCCAGAAATAGGCTTTTTTCATAGTTATCTAGTTCATCATAACTTATTTTCAGCACATTTTGAATTCCTATGTTGGGAATTTTTTTAAGCTTTGTCAATGCACTTTCCCAATCTTGTTTGCTCTTGTATTTCAAACAGGATGCTAAAACAATAAGAGCTAATGGATGTCCTTGAACATTATCTACAATCTCTTCTGAAAATTCTATATAATCTGTTTTGGAGAAATTGCTTTCTCTGAATGCAATCGAACAAAAGAGTTGAAAAGCATCTTCCTGGTTCAATTCCTCAACTCGATATACTTCATTAGCTCCAATATTTCTAAGCACTTGCATATTTCTAGTTGTTATAATAATTCTACTTCCATAGCCAAACAGATCATGGTCTCTAGCTAAAAGCTCAAATTGATTTAAATTATTCACATCGTCGAGAACTGTAAGAACTCTTTTACGACGATAAGCTAACAATGTCGACCCAAAAGACGAATAGTTATCTAAATATTGATCACTTTCTTCCTCAAACAGTTCAGCAAGAAGCTCATTCCGTAGATTATTTAGTCCACGACTCCTTGATACTTCCTGAACATTTTCAAGAAAGCAGCTACTTTCAAACTGAGAAGCAACTCGTTCATACACAACACGAGCTAGAGTTGTCTTGCCTATACCACCCATTCCCCAAATTCCTATAATACGAACTTCGGGTGAACCAATGTGTAGCAAGGATACGATTTTCTCCACACGGGGTTCGATTCCAACCAAGCATTGTGATGTGTTATCTAATGATTTCAGTTGTTCCAATTTATTCACAACAGCTTCCACAACTAACTCAACCAATTCGGACTCCGACCTATATgcatacaaaataaaaataataattgttaATGGAAGTGTTTATGAGAAAGCGATTTAAATAGTTAGTACAAAGAGGTATGAAGAAACTAACTACCAGAAAACAAACTAACATAACAAACTCAGTCTAACAACTCAAACGAAACAGTCTAGGTAAGACAGTGAGTTTGGCTCCAAATGAGAGAAATCTAGCAAAGGGTAcgtctgcaagctgattttcagTAGCACAACACAGCACAAGTAACACAAATATTGGCCCCAACATATCAGTTTTGTGAATATTCAACATATCAGAATATTCACAAACCACACCACAATCTACGTTTGCCGTTGAAATTATATATGTGATGGTCATAGTACTGATGTTTCCTGTTTCCTCTTTCAAGAAAGTTATAAGAATAACCACATATATTGTGTGTTATAAGAAACAACTTACAAATATTAGTCAACACATGTAGTCTTTCCAGATTCAGTGGatgtttcttttaaaaaaaaaagtaatgtaACAAAAATGGATTCTTCCATTTCATTGTATTCGATTATTCCAACAAAACATGGTTCTATTTACAACAAATTTAAAGTTTATAGTAAAAGTAAGCATGTATTGATTAGAGAAGTATTAATATGAATTCTGACCTGGATTTAAAGAATCAAACATGCTTAATTGATTCGATGTCATAATAAGTAGAAAACATTAATATAATTATCGATTTACTTACACATTCGTTGAAGAAGTAGACAGACTACTTAGATTGGCTGCTGCTTCCAAAGCTAATTTCCATTTCTCCACCCTATCTGGTTCATACTTAACTGTAGAAGAAGTAAACTGACCACTGGTCAACGCTTGCACTAAACTTCTGAAATCATCATCCCCACCTGTCTCATAAATAATCGCAGGAGCAGTAGTTAAATCGGTCTTCTTTGCTTCCGAAACTCTTCTCCTCCATTTAATCACCCTCGCGAAACTCTCTAATTGGTCCCGTACATGTGATGGATCGACATGGTAAAACAATGGTATAACAAATTGCTGTTTTTCTTTATTGCATTCCAATATATGCACAAGCTCATCCAAACACTTTGGGGAAGAACCATAATTTTCCGAGAAAATAATTATACCTAGTTTTGATTCTTCTATTGCTTTAACCATTCCAGGTGAAATTTCTTCTGTTCCCTTCGGATCGTCAAAATCCACATATGAAGTGTGGATCTTCCTCCGATGTAAAGACGCGTAGAGATTGCTAACAAAAGTCTTGTTAGCGTTCTCTGATCTGAAATTCACATATACGTCGTACTTTTTTGGAGtgaaaatggaagaagaagaagaagacatgtTCGATCCTCGAGATACAGATTAGAAAGAGAAGACCGTACCTTAGCGCATACAATAGGATGAATTGAACACTTTCTTTGCTTATAATTAGGACACAATGAAGAGAAAATAAGCCTTATTTGCGTGGAAGGTCCCCAGTTATCCACATTTACACAAGTtagttttcaattttttattttacaaattagctcctcaattttttttttttttttggcagatTGCTAATCACTAGATGATGTTTGGTTGggataatttaattaaatgaaaatgaattaatttttattctatttatttattttcttatattttagaatattaaaatattatttcaatAAAATAGTTTTTAGACTATTTTAGTAAAATGACTatttcatttgaaaaaaaaatattattttaatgtaatattaaaaaaattaataatttttttatttatattcatttttattccattttatttttatttattttctcatttctatttttattcctttatttttattttttacaaccAAACGACACCTAACAATGAACGACAATTACTaactaaaaaaatcaaaattgttcgactaatttaataaaaaatgtttgactgccaattaaaaaaataataatttaggcATCAACttgtcaaaaatatttttttgacatTCAAAATTTATGTAGTTGTAaagatataataataaaaaaagtcatCATATGGATTTTGTGTTCAGATGTTTAATATTCGGGACTAAAATGATAGTTGTAAAAAGTTGactttaataatttattatttaataactaATAATAAAGATTAAATTCAAATTAAGTGTACATCAATATACAATTTTAGATATATATTAATGataatgatatttatatttatataaaaaaagagtattttaaaagaattaatttattaaaaataatatagaaaaaaagCACCATGTGGAAATATTTTGAGTCATTATAATTTTAGTAAAAAAATTTATTGAGCAATGGTGAttctattttgaaaaataaaataaatagaattGTATTATAGGCAATTTTAGTAAGtaattctaatttaatattttttgtaataaaatggaTGAAAATAATAAACTATATAACACCCTACTATATAATCAATGTTGAATGATTAATACTGGCGAGAAATCAAAatgagtttatacatttttagattttgtgttttgttttattacttatttggactcattgttttgataaattattttttgagtctgtattttgtaaaataatttaaatagagttctaaacttaattttgatgaacaaaaaattgagtataacaatacagtttttatGCAGAATAACtgtatttttgttttgagttgttagtttgatgaattagttatgattttaattcaaaattttttgatcaaaatcagatttaggagtctatttaaattattttaaaaaatacaaagtccaaaaaataatttattaaaatacagaattcaaataaataatgagacaaaatataaaaaatttaaaaatgttAATCCCCGTCAAAATTATTCAACTAATTtgctaaacaaaaaaaaaagtttttagaCCTTGCAAAAATTGGGTACAATTGAATAATCTGCCAGGCCAATAAATCAATATATAAACACCGACAATTAAAGGTCAACCCTTCCAATAACATAGTAAGTCAACGCCAGCTCGAAAATGACTGCGCATGATAAGAAGCGTTTGTCGTGACTTGACAATAATTAAAAAAGACttttgcaaaaaaataaaaatataataattaaaaaagactttagcaaaaaataaaaatataataattaaaaaaagataatttaataataaaatagatGAAATTTGTACGGCAAAAAAAGTATATTGGCCGGACTCTTTACGAAGTAAACTgtttttggtgtaatttttattatggttgtgcatattataattatttagaatattttgtaaatttaaaaaaaaaaaattgaataattcatagtttcaaaaattagttttaaaaaaaattattgcacacacacgtgactaatttttttcatGCGCGTGAAaaataatatgtttgaacctaattttcggcattgtaaattattcgtaattttctgaaaatttgtatgatgctctaaataactacaatatacacgattataaaaaaaattatgccgaaaattgttcacgggCCAAAGGTGTTGACATCCAAtttcttttttttctattttttccaatttgaacggttctaacttcccaagtaactctcaaatatttattttaattctataaacatctaattaaatattggtaacagtCATGAGGATTTGTGAAAATTGAAATTCAAATAGTATCTAAAACTCTACAAATAGGAGTCTAATGTTCACTTATAAGACAACACTATttatatccattagagcacttggctataaatatatcaaaatgcttgattattccaCATAGTTATTTCCAATATTAGGAGAattccttagtgcttgagatagatAGGGATAAATAAATTTTTGGACAAATGTTGTAAACTTCGCTCAAGTTGGTAATTCCTAATGCTATTTACTTTAATTGTGTAAGTGAGAGTGATTTTATTTCAATGTTCTTATTGCCTGGTATTTCTTCTATTGTTCATCTTGTCACCTTTCTTCTATCCCTTCTTGCTATAAGAGTCATATTTTTTTCTACCTACtttactttattattttatttgtagCTCTTGTTATAAAGTTGTGATTTCTTCTATTACATCTTTTTATATTTACCTCCACTATTTTAGTAAAGTTGtaaattatttaatcaatcaatatgtctattgtaatattttgcatagcattatttttgtttttctatTCTATTATA
It includes:
- the LOC133824695 gene encoding disease resistance-like protein DSC1; its protein translation is MSSSSSSIFTPKKYDVYVNFRSENANKTFVSNLYASLHRRKIHTSYVDFDDPKGTEEISPGMVKAIEESKLGIIIFSENYGSSPKCLDELVHILECNKEKQQFVIPLFYHVDPSHVRDQLESFARVIKWRRRVSEAKKTDLTTAPAIIYETGGDDDFRSLVQALTSGQFTSSTVKYEPDRVEKWKLALEAAANLSSLSTSSTNVSESELVELVVEAVVNKLEQLKSLDNTSQCLVGIEPRVEKIVSLLHIGSPEVRIIGIWGMGGIGKTTLARVVYERVASQFESSCFLENVQEVSRSRGLNNLRNELLAELFEEESDQYLDNYSSFGSTLLAYRRKRVLTVLDDVNNLNQFELLARDHDLFGYGSRIIITTRNMQVLRNIGANEVYRVEELNQEDAFQLFCSIAFRESNFSKTDYIEFSEEIVDNVQGHPLALIVLASCLKYKSKQDWESALTKLKKIPNIGIQNVLKISYDELDNYEKSLFLDVACFFRSENREIVENVLDSRDFFTSNQLNDLRDKFLLTFDAHKNIKMHDLIAEMACQIVLRERKKSRLVTAEDILHISKHSTESAATHVEGICLDMCENREIQFSPSVFKKMNSLRLLKIHFSNPEKCKVNFSPGLPSLPKSLRYLHWDASPLKSLPEDFPLENLVELIMPYSNFETMWDGDQDLVNLKKIDLSYSVRLTHIPSLTRAQNLQYLKLEYCKSLTELPSHLQHLPELTTISLSGCSSLDKFPQLPKKLKSLYMSGTSIYEVPSSIEYLTNLEVLLLSDCERLESLPTTLSKLLSLEYLNMDGCSNLSRLPEILGPMEDLMFLFLNNTAIKTLPSTIENLVNLETLDLRRCRELELIPTSIYQLENLKLLNVSGCMKLNKLPPMSVGLQSLSRLNLSDCSLLEIPDQLGALASLESLDLSGSIIDRVPTSINKLLKLKHLDISNCKNLRALPEIPLFVEFVDAHGCISLKTMSTVSKLALTQGWDHFPVRSEELVFFNCLRLDHNARNNLMNDGRLRILRMATFSRSKQVPEYSSVSICYPGYQIPKWFNYRCRGSSIHVKLRPQWWNSNFLGFSLCLVAAPFSECDSHTQIHFHCELKFRDKNGKTHTFKSFLRGYSQDNDEDTSIRWLNSDHLFLWYDYGLCLHELEADTFTEAWFEFFAIDSWDRKVNSCEVKKCGIHLLYRQEAARFGFPTGVSEQSDEIIEICDSDNDDDDTTMSAGIDYDNIMNEEEEDQQPTEIYRRKSNFSGCAWIISLIKEFCEHGFVKKSGYDDHVTLGDGLRQQGNTSTFRATEAHIEKHFKENSMHSMKLKVEELNQKAEQILKLLIK